The Phyllopteryx taeniolatus isolate TA_2022b chromosome 4, UOR_Ptae_1.2, whole genome shotgun sequence genome includes the window TTACAAAGTTGAATGGAAATAGGTACATAGTCTTTGTGCGATCATACCAACGACCAAATCCCCCAATGAACAGACGTCAATGAAAATATAACCTTTGTCTCACACTTTCATGCTTGGAAGAATGATTTAAAACAGAACATGAGCTCATGCATTGCATTCAAGCTACACTGTGTGATACTCATTCATCTATCTGTAAGGGTACCCCCTAGTAGTGAGTCCACATGCTGCTTTTTATATTCAGGAAACATCTGTGAAAATTCATAGTTGTTTATGATGAAAATTTCCTCTGTGTTTAACTTTTTATAGAAGGAATGTATACTACTGTACTTGAGAATTgttctttgtgtttgtgaacAGAGAGAGCGGctgtttgtatttttgagaATGACGATGGCGCTACCCACATGTCAGTGACTGCTGTGCAGAGTGAATAGTTGAATGAGTGAATTCAATAAAAGCGACGCAAAATTTAAATCGAGCAACACATAGTCATGTCTATTTGCTCAGTACACAGCATAGAATCCATACAGCAATCATTTTACTTTAGTTTCCTTAATTTTCTGTGATTTACCTGTGAGCTAAAAATACAAGGCATGTACtccattattaaatatttaatgcaAGTATGATAATGATGAGCTGTGTTTTAATATAAATGTCCTTATCATTTTAGCCATGCTCCTGTCCTCATCGCCACTCCTGATCCTTGGCCTCCTTACATTCTCATGGGCTGCTAAAATCATTGTGGTCCCACCAACCCTTTTTGAATCACATATGTACATCTTCAAGACGTTGGCCACCTCTCTACACCAGGAGGGCCACGAGATCCATTTCCTCGTCTCAGAGGGTCGTGAGGTACTCCCTTCCCCTCACTATAAACTACAGCGCTACCCGGGCGTCTTCAACAGCAGCACAGCTGAGAGTTTCCTGCAGTCTAAAGTCGGCAACATCTTTTCAGGCCGCCTTACATTTCTGGAGCTTTTTGACATTCTTGAACACTACAGTCAAAATTGTGATGCTATAGTAGGTAATACAGATGTTATGGCTCGCCTCAAGCAGGCCAAGTTTGACCTGTTGCTGGTGGACCCCAATGAAATGTGCGGGTTTGTACTTGCGCATATTCTGGGCTTGAAATATGCTGTGTTCAGCACAGGTTTGTGGTACCCTACGGAGGTGGGTGCCCCGACCCCGCTCTCGTACGTGCCCGTTTTCAACTCACTGCTGACCGACCGCATGTCACTGTTCCAAAGGATCTCCAACACTGCTGTCTACCTCTTGGAGAACTTTGGAGTCCATTTTATTCTGATCCCCAAGTACGACCGTATCATGAGAAAACATGGAATAAAGCCGCAAGTGGCTATGACTGAACTGGTGCGAGGAAGCCAGATGTGGATGCTGTGCACAGACTTGGCGTTGGAGTTCCCCAGGCCCACCCTACCGCACGTGGTCTACATCGGAGGCATCCTCACCAGACCAGCAAACCCCCTGCCACAGGTGAGTGCTGTGGCGTGCACATACAGCAAATGATaagtgcatccatccattttccacaccgcttatcctcactagggtcgctgtcatgctggagcctatcccagctgactctaggcgagaggcgggctacaccctgaactggtcgccagccaatcacagggcacatataaacaaacaaacattcacatggacgggcagtttagagtcttcaattaacctaccatgcatgtttttgggatgtggggtaaacc containing:
- the ugt8 gene encoding 2-hydroxyacylsphingosine 1-beta-galactosyltransferase isoform X1 — translated: MLLSSSPLLILGLLTFSWAAKIIVVPPTLFESHMYIFKTLATSLHQEGHEIHFLVSEGREVLPSPHYKLQRYPGVFNSSTAESFLQSKVGNIFSGRLTFLELFDILEHYSQNCDAIVGNTDVMARLKQAKFDLLLVDPNEMCGFVLAHILGLKYAVFSTGLWYPTEVGAPTPLSYVPVFNSLLTDRMSLFQRISNTAVYLLENFGVHFILIPKYDRIMRKHGIKPQVAMTELVRGSQMWMLCTDLALEFPRPTLPHVVYIGGILTRPANPLPQDFELWVNDTAENGFVVVSFGAGVKYLSNDIAHKLAGALARLPQQVIWRFSGVPPNNIGNNTKLVDWMPQNDLLGHPNIRAFLSHGGLNSIFEAMYHGVPVVGVPLFGDHYDTMTRVTAKGMGIMLHWKCMSEDDLYNALVTVINDTRYRQRATLLSTIHKDQPDHPVARAVYWINYTLRHNGTDHLRSAVYDISLYQYFLLDVIFIVGAALLISGFALRHLGQLLRARFGDKSQVGSVSREEGNMVNGHCHSMSNGKHKCNGSFKNEKKVN
- the ugt8 gene encoding 2-hydroxyacylsphingosine 1-beta-galactosyltransferase isoform X2, translated to MLLSSSPLLILGLLTFSWAAKIIVVPPTLFESHMYIFKTLATSLHQEGHEIHFLVSEGREVLPSPHYKLQRYPGVFNSSTAESFLQSKVGNIFSGRLTFLELFDILEHYSQNCDAIVGNTDVMARLKQAKFDLLLVDPNEMCGFVLAHILGLKYAVFSTGLWYPTEVGAPTPLSYVPVFNSLLTDRMSLFQRISNTAVYLLENFGVHFILIPKYDRIMRKHGIKPQVAMTELVRGSQMWMLCTDLALEFPRPTLPHVVYIGGILTRPANPLPQDFELWVNDTAENGFVVVSFGAGVKYLSNDIAHKLAGALARLPQQVIWRFSGVPPNNIGNNTKLVDWMPQNDLLGHPNIRAFLSHGGLNSIFEAMYHGVPVVGVPLFGDHYDTMTRVTAKGMGIMLHWKCMSEDDLYNALVTVINDTSSISAGTDSGLPFSLLSTKTSQTTQWPEPSTGSTTPSVTMAQTTCAQLYMTYPSTSTSCWMSFSS